GCCGTACGCGCTCAGCCCCGTCACCGCGACCACCCTGTCGGCGACCCTGGCGATGAGCGGCCTGCCGGTGGACATCACGGGACGCAGACCCACTCTGGTCTCGGTGACCGTCGCCGCCGCCAGGCCCGGCGCGACGGCCAGCCCCGCGGTCAGCACCTCGCCGAGACCCGCCACGGTGATCCGCGGATCGAAGCCCACCTCCTCCACCGTCGCCCCCACGACCACCCGCCCTCCGGGAAAGCCCAGCAGGTACGGCCCTCGCCTGGGCAGCACGATCGGCCACGCCGACGTGTCGGCGCCCTCCACCGTGGCGTGCACGATCTGGCCCCTTCGCGGGAAGACGGGCAGATCGACGCCCAGCGGCCGGCACGCCTGCCCGGTCCACGCCCCTGCGGCGACGATCACCGCGTCCGCCTCCAGCCGCGTACCCTCGGCGGTCGTCACCGCTCCGTCGGCGGTGAGGGCGGCGGCGCCGCCGTGGACCGTGGCGCCCTGCCGTACCGCGGCCTGGAGCAGGCCGTCGCGCACCGCGCGGCCGTCGACGCGGGCCGCCCCCGGCACGTGCAGGGCCGACAGCTTCGGATCGAGCGGCGGGAACAGCTCCGCGGGCCTGGCCACCTCGGTGATCTCGCCCATCTCGGGGGCGTCGGCGTACCTGGTGGCCAGCAGCGCCCGCACCGGCTCCAGCTCGGCCGGGTCCTCGGCCACCAGCAGCGCGCCCACCCTGGCGTGGCCCACGCTCGCCGGTAGTTCGGCGTAGTGGCGCGCGCCCTCGACGGTCAGCCGGTACCAGTCGTCGTCATCCTCGTGATCGACCCACGGGCAGACGATGCCCGCGCCCGCGGCCGTCGCCGCACCCGCCTGGCCACCGTCGACGACCGTCACGCCCACGCCCCTCAGGCCCAGGTGGTAGGCGGCGGCCGCCCCGACAATTCCGCTCCCGATCACGGTGATCCTCATGTCCCGATGATCTCAGACGGGTTAGGTTGGGCATGGAACCCTCGAAGCGGAGGTGGCGCAGGTGGCAGTCGTCCTCATCGGCACGATCGACACGAAGGGCCGCGAATACGCCTGGCTGCGGGAGCGGCTGACCGAGCTCGGCAGCGAGGTGATCATCGTCGACGCGGGCGTCGGCGAGGAGAGCACCGGCCCGGCCAGCTCGTTCGGGGCGCCGGCCACCGCGTCGGCCGAGGACGTCTCCAACGTGCGCGTGGCCGCCGCCGGCGGCGCCGACCTCGCCGAGCTGCGGGCGGCGGGCGACAGGGGAGCGGCCGTCACCGTGATGGGCGAGGGCGCGGCGAAGGTGCTGGCCGAACTGCTCGAGGAAGGACGCGTGGACGGAGTGCTCGCGGTCGGCGGGAGCGGCGGGTCCTCGATCGCCGCGCGGGCCGTGCGCGACCTGCCGATCGGGCTGCCCAAACTGATCGTCTCCACGATGGCG
This window of the Nonomuraea africana genome carries:
- a CDS encoding NAD(P)/FAD-dependent oxidoreductase; the encoded protein is MRITVIGSGIVGAAAAYHLGLRGVGVTVVDGGQAGAATAAGAGIVCPWVDHEDDDDWYRLTVEGARHYAELPASVGHARVGALLVAEDPAELEPVRALLATRYADAPEMGEITEVARPAELFPPLDPKLSALHVPGAARVDGRAVRDGLLQAAVRQGATVHGGAAALTADGAVTTAEGTRLEADAVIVAAGAWTGQACRPLGVDLPVFPRRGQIVHATVEGADTSAWPIVLPRRGPYLLGFPGGRVVVGATVEEVGFDPRITVAGLGEVLTAGLAVAPGLAAATVTETRVGLRPVMSTGRPLIARVADRVVAVTGLSAYGLTAGPYAGLLAAALALGEEPAMDLAPFAV